Genomic DNA from Pseudomonas fitomaticsae:
AAGACAGCCTGAACAACATCGAGCAGACCGGCGAATTCGTCTGGAACCTCGCCACCCGCCCGCTGGCCGAGCAGATGAACCAGAGCTGCGCGATGGTCGGGCCGCAGGTCAACGAGTTCGAACTGGCGGGGCTGACGCCGGTGGCGTCGAAGGTGATTGCCGTGCCGCGCGTGGCCGAAAGCCCGGTGTCCTTCGAATGCAAGGTCACCCAGATCATTCAGTTGCAGCGCGCCGACGGCGAGACCGTGCCGAGCTGGCTGGTGCTGGGCGAAGTGGTCGCCGTGCATATCGCCAAGTGGCTGTTGAAGGACGGGATCTACGACACCGCCGCCGCCGAACCGATTCTGCGGGGCGGCGGGCCGGCGGACTATTTCCAGCTGGGGCCGGAGGCGTTGTTCAAGATGTGGCGCCCGGGGGCGACGAAGTAAGCGCTTACCAGATCAGCTCGGCGTCGTCGGTGACGCCCTTGAGCTTGTCCAGTTCATTGATCGCGGCTTCATCGGCGGCGATGGCGCCGGGGAAAACCTGATCATTGAGCAGTTTGTGAAAGCGCGGTGCGCCGCCGTCGACCAGGGCCTTGACGGCGATTGCCGCGTGATAACCCTTGTTGCCGCCCAACTCGACGGGGACTACAGCGGAAACCGCTTCGAAGTGTTCGAACTCTTTACGTGCCATATCGCAGGTCCTGGCTCAGTCAGATGAGCCCGACATTAAACATTCAACCGGCGAGTTTGTGTATCGGCGCAGTGCATTGCCCTACGGCCTGTGCGGCCGAGACTTCCTTGAAGGTGTGGAAATCCAGGCTGTTGACCACCAGCTCCTGCACCAGCTCGGCAAAGATTTCCATCGACGGGCTGCTGAAATACGCGGTCATCGATTGCTGGTTCTTCCAGAAACCGGAGACCAGCCACAACTGCGGATCACACTGCGAATGCTGCAAGGCGAAGCTCAGGCAACCGGGGGCGGCACGGGACGGTTCGATCAGAGCGCTGAGGCGCATGCCGAGTTCCGCCGAACGCCCGGCGCGCGCTCGAACGAAGGCCATATGACTGACGGGAATCTGCTTGGACATGTTCAACCCTCCCAGGAAGTCGCGTGGCAGCCGGGGACGGGCTGCGACAGGATCCAAGGTTAAGGGCCGGGCACCACTCGCCGTTAGTCGATTCCTGCCGTCGCGTTGCACAATCCTGCGAGACTGTCGTGCAGACCTGTAACAAGTCGTGAATTGCTGCCACCGTCCTGTCACACCGGTTTCGAGCAAGTTTTACAGGGCTCGCCCTGTCATGTCTGGGCAGGCACGCAACGCCATGCAGGATCAGGCAAGCATTTCGCAGGATGTGTCTACCGCTTGCGCTTGCACAAACTTATGCTCTGCTCCCATTCCATCCCTTGCCGAGGAGGCTGTGCATGACGTCGTTCGATCGTTTTCAAGCGCCGCGCGATGCCGACATGGAAGCCGACATGGAAAAGCAGCGCGCGGAACTGGCGGCCATCATTCGCCGCAACACGTCCGAAGATGGCAGTTATGCCACCGCCGTCGGCTCGCTGTTCATGTCGCGCCACACCCAGTCCCATGACTTCGCCCCGGTACTCGCGCAACCGGCGCTGTGCATCATGGCCCAGGGTCGCAAAGAGGTACGGCTGGCGGACGAATTCTTCAATTACGACCCGCTGAATTATCTGGTGGTGTCGGTTTCGATGCCGTTGAGCGGTCGGGTGGTGAATGTCTCGCCTGAAGAGCCGATCCTCGCCGTGCGCCTGGACATCGATCCTGCGGAAATCACCGCACTGATCGCCGATGCCGGCCCATTGGGCGTGCCGACCCGGCCGACCGGGCGTGGTTTGTATGTGGAAAAGATCGACAGCGCGATGCTTGATGCAGTGCTGCGTCTGGCCCGCCTGCTCGACGCGCCAAAAGACATCGCCATGCTCGCGCCGCTGATCCGCCGGGAGATTCTCTATCGCCTGCTGCGCAGTCCGCAGGGCCATCGGCTGTACGAAATCGCCATCGCCAACAGCCAGAGCCACCGCATCAGCCAGGCGATCAAATGGCTCAACGGCAACTTCGAACAGCCGCTGCGCATTGATGATCTGGCGAAAGAAGTGAACCTCAGCGTCTCGACTTTGCATCACCGTTTCAAGGCGATGACAGCGATGAGTCCGTTGCAGTATCAGAAGCAGCTGCGCCTGCAAGAGGCGCGGCGTTTGATGCTGGCTGAAGGGCTGGAGGCTTCGGCGGCGGGGTATCGGGTGGGGTATGAAAGTCCTTCACAGTTCAGTCGCGAGTACAGCCGGTTGTTTGGGGCGCCGCCGTTGCGGGATCTGGCGCGGTTGCGGCTGACCGTCTGATCTGGATTATTGCGTCGCGGCTACTGGCCTCTTCGTCGGATCGCCGCCCGGACCAAGCCCGCTCCCACAGGTTCTGTGTCGTACAAAGGTTTTGCAGTCGACACCAGCCACTGTGGGAGCGGGCTTGCCCGCGAAGAGGTCGGCAGAGCCAGCATCAAATCTGGATCAGGCGCCCAACACCCGACACGCCTCACTCGGCAACGTCACCGAAACCGGATGCCCGATCCCCAGCCCGATGCCCTGACACGGCGTGCTCAGCGCCGTGAAGGTCACCCCGGAACACTCCACCGTAGTCTCGATCGTCGCGCCGATATCGCGCACAAACGTCACCTTGCCCAGCAGGCGATTGCCCGCAGTGGCCTGGGGCGCCGACAGTTGCAGGTCTTCAGGGCGGATCAGCATTTTCACTTTCTGCCCGACCACGATGCTGCTGCAAATCGGCACTTGCAGCGCATCGCCGCCGGGCAGCACGACCTTGCCATCGCCCAGTGCGGTGGCCGGGAAGATATTGCCGGAGCCGATAAAGTCCGCGACGAATTCGTTGGCCGGGTGCCGATAGATTTCAATCGGCGTACCCACCTGCTGCACCCGATGCTCACCCAGCACCACCACGATGTCAGCCATGGTCATGGCCTCGCGCTGATCGTGGGTGACCATGATGGTGGTGATGTTCAAGCGTTGTTGCAGCTGACGGATTTCCACCTGCATCGACTCGCGTAACTTGGCATCCAGCGCCGACAGCGGTTCGTCGAGCAACAGGATTTTCGGGTGCGAGGCAATCGCCCGGGCAATCGCCACTCGCTGACGCTGGCCGCCGGACAGTTTCGCTACCGGGCGATCAATCATCGGTTGCAGCTGGATCAACTCGAGCAACTCCACCACCCGCGCCTGTTGATCGGTCTTGCTCACACCGCGCAGTTTCAGCGGATAGGCGATGTTCTCGCCCACGGTCATGTGCGGGAACAACGCCAGCGACTGAAACACCATGCCGAAGTTGCGCAGGTGCGCCGGGGTGTGGCCGATGTCCTCGCCGTCCAGGCGGATCTCGCCGCCGGTGAGGGTTTCCAGCCCGGCGATCATTCGCAGCAACGTGGTCTTGCCGCAGCCCGACGGGCCGAGGAAACACACCAGTTTGCCCTCGGGCAAATGCAGGTTGACGTCTTTTACCGCGCAGGCCGAGCCGTAGTGTTTCTCGACGTTTTCCAGAATCAGACCAGACATAAAAATCACCTCAAAATCAGAAGGAAACGCCGCCCTCACCTACCAGCTTCTCCAGCGCCCAGATCAGGACGAAGTCGATCAGCACGATCAGCACGGCAAACGAGAACACGGTAGGGTCGAGCGATGACACGGTGCGGCTGTACATCCAGATCGGCACGGTCATGACGTCGATGGTGTAGAGGAAATAGGTCACGGTGAATTCGTTGAACGAGACGATGAACGCCAGCAGCATCCCCGCCAGAATTCCCGACTTCATCAACGGCACCACCACATCGACGATGGCCCGCAGCGGCGAAGCGCCGAGCATCTGCGCGGCTTCTTCGACTTCGCTGCCGATGGAAAGCATGGCCGCCGTGCAGTTCTTCACCACGAATGGCAGCGCCAGAATCACGTGGGCGATCACCAGCCGCGAAGTGGTCATGTGGAACGGCAGACTGTCGAACACCAGCAGCAAGGCCAGCCCCAGCACCACCATCGGGAACACCAGCGGCAACGACATCAGTTGCAGCGCCACGCCCTTGCCACGGAACTCGCAACGGGTCAGCGCGTAGGCCGCCGGCACCGCGATCAGCGTGGCGAAAATCATCGTCAGGCACGACACCAGCAAACTGGTGCCCATGGCCTGGCCGAGGCTCAGCACATCGCTGGCGTCCGGCGAGACGAAGGTGTGCCACGCCGCCTTGTACCACTGCAGGCTGTAGCTGCTTGGCGGGAAGTCGAGGTTCGACGCACCGCTGAACGACATCACGATCATGGTCAGGATCGGCAACACGGCCAGGAACAAAATGATCCCGGAGAGGATGCCGGCAAACTTGCCGGTGTCGCCCGGCGTCAGCGATTGACGCTTCTTGATCAGGGCACTCATTGCGAAGCCTCCAGCAGACGGCGACGGCGGCCGGTGATGTATTCGGACAGGGTCATGATGGCGAGCGTGGTGACGATCAGCACCACCCCGGCGGCGGACGCGGCGGGCCAGTTCATCAGCGGAGCGATCTGGTCATGCACCATCACCGCGAGCATCGGCACGCGCCGGCCACCGAGCAGCAACGGCACCACGAAGCTGCTGGCGTTGTAGGCGAACACCAGCGTCGCGCCGGTGATGATCCCCGGCAGACTCATCGGCAACACCACCTGGCGGAACACCTGAAAACGACTGGCGCCGAGGGTCGCGGCAGCTTCTTCGTAGCTGCGGGCGACACCGCGCATGGCACTGGCTATCGGCAGCACGGCGAGCGGAAACGCGGTTTGCACCAGGCCCATCAACACGCCGTTCTGGTTGTACAGCAACATGATTGGCCGCTTGATCAGACCGAGGCCCATCAGGGTCTGGTTGAGCATGCCGCCGGGGCCGAGGATCACCAGCCAGCCGTAGCTTTGCAGCAGCAGGTTGACCAGCAACGGCAACAGCACCGCCGCCAGAAAGATTCGCCGTACGAATGGCGAGGTCAGGCGCGACATGGTGTACGCCACCGGGATCGCCAAGACCACCGCGATCACCGCGCTGATCAGCGCCAGACGCAAGGTCAGCAGCAACGATTTGAGGTAGTAGGGTTCGAGCAACTGGGCGTAACTGGCCAGGCTGAAACCGGACCACTCCGCGCCCTTGGTGCCGACGCTCATGCGCAGCACCAGCAGGCTGGCGGCAATCAGCACGCCGAGAAACAGCATCGACGGCGTGAGGAAAAACCACGCCCGCGCCGTCGGCGAAACACCGCGCGCCGGGCGCACGTCACCCGCGCCGACCGGTTGGGTCAGGGATTGATGTTCCATAGCAATGATCTCGTCAATGGAAAAACAACTGACAGACACTGATTTCCAAACCACCGCGAGCCTTGTGGGAGCTGGCTTGCCAGCGATGACGGCCTACCTGTCGACCATGATGTCACTGACAAATTGCTATCGCTGGCAAGCCAGCTCCCACAGGGACTTCGGTGTTTTAAGAACCTGCATCCATCACTCGATCAGGAAGAAAAAATTTCCGTGTAGCGACGAATCCACTGGTCATGCACGGTCGCCAGGAAGGCGTTGTCGTGCATGATCGCCTTCTCCGCGATCTGTTCCGGCGTAAGGATGAACGGGCTCTTGCGCGCTTCGGCAGAGATGATCGCCTTGGCGTTGACCGGGCCGTTGAAGATGTCTTCGGCCATCTTGCCCTGCACCAGCGGGTCGAGGGAGTGGTCGATGAAGGCGTAGGCCAGGTCGGTGTCGCCCGGACGATTCTTCGGCATTACGGAGAGCATCAGGTCGGTGTAAAAACCTTCCTTCATGCCGAACGTGGCGCCGAGGCCATAGTTCGGATCGCGGATCTGCTTGGGGAAAAACGCCGGCGCGTAGAGGCCGCCCATGTCCAGGGAGCCGGTGCGGAACAGCTCGGCGATCTGGTTGGGGTTTTCGCCGAGGGTCACCACGCGGTCTTTCAGCTCCGCGAGTTTCTTGAAGCCCGGTTCGATGTTGTGTTCGTCACCCCCGGCCAGTTTGGCGGCGATGATGATCAGGTCCATCGCCTCGGTCCAGTTCGGCGGCGGCAGGAAAATGTTCGGCGCCAGATCGGCGTCCCACAGCGCGGCGTAACTATCCGGCGCGGTGGTCTGGGTGCGGGTGCTGTAGACCAGACTGTTGCACCACAGCAGGTATCCGATGCCGTGACCGTTGGCCCCGGTGCGGTATTTTTCCGGGACGTCGACCAGATTGGGAATGCGGTTGAGATCGGGTTTTTCCAACAGCCCGGCAGCGGCCAGACCTTCGGCGCCGACGCCGGCCAGGGTGATGATGTCGTACTGCGGACGGTCACCGCCGGCCTTGAGTTTGGCGACCATTTCCGAGGTGCTGCCGGTGCGGTCGGCAATCACTTTGGCGCCGGTCTTGGCTTCGAACGTTGCCGCGATATTGCGCAGTGCGGCCAGCCCCGTGTCATCGGACCAGGTCAACAGACGCAGGGTCTTGCCGGCAAAGCGGGTGTCGCTGGCACTGGCCCGGATGAAGGGCATGCTCATGGCCGCCGCAGCCACCGAGGCCACGCCGACGGTTTTGATGAATTGACGCCTGTTCAGATCGTGCTCGCCCATTTGGGACTCCCATTATTCTTGTAAGTATGAGATTGACCGCAACCCTTGCCGTGCGTGATCGGAACCGCTCAAGCCCCCGATTTCAAAGGGCTTGAACGTGATCAGCGGGTTCATCCTGAGGTCGTGCAAAACACCTGACTATCGATAAAAACTCATTGGAGCCATGACGCCGGCGCATGCCTCGTTGCGAGGCATGCGCCGACCTTTTTCGGGCATTCAGAGCGCGCGGATCACGTGCTTGATTTCCTGAAATGCCGCCAGTCCCCACGGCCCCAATTCGCGGCCGATGCTGCTCTGTTTGTAGCCGCCCCACGCGGTCTGCGGGAAGATCACCTGCGGCGCGTTGAGCCACACCAGCCCCGCCTGCAAGGCGTTGGCGACCCGATCCGCGCTCTCGGCATTGCGCGTGACGACACTGGCGACCAGCCCGAACTGACTGTCGTTGGCCAGGGCAATCGCCTCGGCTTCCGTAGCGAAACTGCGCACGCAGATCACCGGCCCGAAAATCTCTTCACACCACAGCGCACTGTCGAGGGGCACTTCGGTGAAGATCGTCGGCTGTAAGAAATATCCGCGCGGCAGATCGGCGGGACGGTTGCCGCCACAGATCAGCTTGGCACCGGCACTCAAACCACGGTCAATGTGACCGAGCACTCGCTGGTACTGCGCTTGATTGACCAGTGCGCCCATCTCGACCTCAGGATCGAACGGATCGGCCACACGGATTTTTTCCGCGCGGGCCTTCAGACGAATCAGGAATTCATCGGCGATTTCATCGGCAACCAGCACCCGGCTGGTGGCCGAGCACATCTGCCCGGCGTTGAAGAAACCGCCACCGCAGGCCAGTTCCACCGCCAGATCCAGGTCGGCATCTTCCAGAATCAGCAGCGAGGATTTGCCGCCCAGTTCCAGGCTCACGCCCTTCACGGTTTCAGCGGCGCGCTGCATCACTTGCACACCGACGGCGTTGCTGCCGGTGAAGGACACCTTAGCGATGCGCGGGTCCGCCGACAGCGGCGCACCGACCGCCAGCCCGGTGCCGCACACCAGGTTGAACACGCCTTTTGGCAGACCGGATTCGGCGATGATGGTCGCCAGTTCCAGCTCCGGCAGCGGCGTGACTTCCGACGGTTTGAGCACCACGCAGCAACCGGCGGCCAGGGCCGGGGCGAGTTTCCACGCGGTGGTGACCATCGGGAAATTCCACGGCACGATCAGCCCGACCACACCGCACGGCTCCCGGCGCAGACGTGCGCTGAAATCGTCGCTGGGCAGCGGCACATTGCTGTCGAGTTTCGCGTCGAGGCCTTCGGCGAGTTCGGCGTAGTACTCGAACGTGGCGATCACGTCGTCGACATCGATGCCCGCTTCGAACTGCGGTTTGCCATTGTTGCTCGACTGCAACTTCATCAGATGTTCGCGGCCGTTGCGCACGCCATTGGCGATGTTGCGCAGGATCGCGCCGCGCTCGGCACCGGTGGTTTTCGACCAGCCTTTGAAAGCTTCGGTCGCTGCCGCTACAGCCTGGTTGACGGCGCTTTCGTCACCGCCATTGACCGTGGTCAGCAGTGCTTCGGTGGCCGGGTTGATCACGCGCAGGTGTTCGCGGCCAGCGGACCATTGGCCGTTGATGTACAGGCCGTCGAGTGTGGTCGGGAAATTCATCATTGGGCCACCGCCTTCATCCATTGGGTCTGGTCGATTTCGATCAGGGTCGGGCCCTGACGATCGGTGGCGGCGCGCAGTGCACCACGCAGGTGTTCAGCGGAGCTGATCGCTTCCGCCGCACAACCCAGGGCTTTGGCCACACCGATGAAATCCGGGGTATAGATGTCGACACCCACCGGCTCGATGGCGCGGTTGACCATGTATTTCTTGATCTCTTCGTAACCCTGGTTATTCCACAGCAGGATGATCACCGGCGTGCGCGCTTCGACGGCGCTGGCCAGTTCCGGCAGGGTGAATTGCAGACCGCCGTCACCGATCAGGCACACCACCGGCGGACGTGCACCGTGTTCGAGGTTGCCGCCGAGCCACGCACCGATCGCCGCCGGCAAGGCGTAACCGAGGGTGCCGTAACCGGTGGACGAGTTGAACCAGCGGCGCGGGCGCTCCGGGTTGAACGTGAGGTTGCCGGTGTACACCGGTTGCGTGGAGTCGCCGACAAACACCGCATTCGGCAGTTCGTGCAGCACGGTTTCGAGGAACCGAGTCTGAGCCAGGGTCGGCGCGTCCCAGGTCGCGGCCAGGTCTTCACGCAGACGCGCGGCGCGTACCTGGCCCCAATCGTTGCGGCGCTCGGCCAGCGGCTTGTGCGACAACGCGCTGAGCAGCGCTTGTGCGGCGTTGCGCGAGTCGGCCACCAGCGCCACGTGAGGCGGGTAGTTGCGCACGGTCTGGTCCGGATCGATGTCCACGCGCAGCAGCTTGCCGGGGATTTCGAAGCCGCCGGCGAAGGTGACGTCGTAATCGGTTTCCGCCAGTTCGGTGCCGATCGCCAGGACCACGTCGGCGTCGGCTACCAGAGCGCGGGTCGCCACCAGACTCTGGGTCGAACCGATCAGCAGCGGATGGCTGGACGGCAACATGCCTTTGGCGTTGATGGTCAGGGCCACCGGTGCGTCGAGCAGCTCAGCCAGTTCAGTGAGTTCGGCAGCTGCGTCGATGGCGCCACCACCAGCGAGGATCAGCGGACGCTGGGCACCGGCCAGCAGTTCGGTCATGCGGCTCACGGCAGACGGTGCGGCACCGGCGCGGTCGATGTGGACCGGCACGCTGGTCAGCAGTTCGTCGGCTTCTTCGACCAGCACGTCCAGCGGGATTTCGATGTGCACCGGACGCGGACGCCCGGCCTGGAACAGCGCAAACGCACGGGCCAGCACACCCGGCAATTCGGACGCCGACATCAGGGTGTGGGAGAGCGCCGCCACGCCGCCGACCAGTGCGCTCTGGTTCGGCAGTTCATGCAGCTTGCCGCGACCGCCGCCCAGTTGGCTGCGCGACTGCACGCTGGAGATCACCAGCATCGGGATCGAATCGGCGTACGCCTGGCCCATGGCGGTGGTGATGTTGGTCATGCCAGGACCGGTGATGATGAAGCACACACCCGGTTTGCCGCTGGTGCGGGCGTAACCGTCGGCCATGAAACCGGCGCCCTGCTCATGACGCGGCGTGACGTGGTTGATGCTCGAACGGGCCAGCCCGCGATACAGCTCCACGGTATGCACCCCGGGAATGCCGAACACCTGCTCGACCCCATAATCTTCGAGTAACTTGACCAGTACTTCGCCACACGTCGCCATGTCTTTGCCCTTCTTGTTCGTTGAGGCACCGGGCTTTAAAGGAACCGGTGATTGGCCTCATTGAAACGGGCGACCCGTAGCCGCAACAATCGATAAAAGCTCATACTAGCCATGTCCTCACGTCATACCTTGGATCCACATGAAACGACTGCCTCCCCTGCCCGCCCTGCACACGTTTCTGATTACCGCGCAGTGCTGCAACTTCACCCGGGCCGCCGAGCAGTTGCACATCACCCAGGGTGCGGTGAGCCGGCAGATCGCCGGGCTGGAGGAACATCTGGGTTATGAGCTGTTCATTCGCCTGGCCCGGGGCCTGGAACTGACGGCCGAAGGTCGCGAATGGCTGCCACGGGTGCAGCAGGTGTTCAGCCTGATCGGCGACTCGGTGGAGCAGATCGGCGCCAAACGCGAGACCCTGCAACTCAAGGCGCCGAGCTGCGTGATGCGCTGGTTGCTGCCGCGACTGTTGCAATGGCAGCGCGAGCGCCCGGACGTGCCGGTGAAACTCACGGCGTCACTGCAACACGGGGTGGATTTTCATCGCGAGCAGTTCGACGCGGCGGTGATCTACGGCACCGCGCCCCACGACTCTCCCGCGACCCTGCATCTGTTCGATGAGCAACTGACGCCGGTCTGCTCACCGACGCTGCTCAACGGTGGGCCGGCCCTGCACACACCGGCAGATCTGCAACAGCATCTGCTGCTGCATCCGACTCATACGGATGACGACTGGACACTCTGGCTTGAAGCCGCCGAACTGCATTTGAGCAACATCGCCAGCGGTCAGCATTTCGAGACGCTGGATCAGGCGATGTCGATGGCGTCCCACGGGACGGGGGTGGCGATCGGCGACTGGTCACTGATCGGCGACGACCTGAACGCCGGGCGACTGGTGATGCCGTTCGATCTGAAGGTGAAGACGGGATTGGGCTATTACATCGTCGCGCCGGCGTCGGAGCCGTCGGCGAAATTGCAGGAATTGATGGGGTGGTTGGTGGAGCAGGCTCATACCCGCTGAGCCCGCCCCCACCCCTGAACGGTCAGTAACCGACCGTAAACCGCTGACGCGAATGCTTCGGCGTTTCCACTTCGTCGATCAGCGCAATCGCGTAATCGGCAAAGGTGATCGAGCTCTGACCGTCAGCACTCACCAGCAAGTCATCCTTGCCGACGCGGAATTTGCCGGTGCGCTCGCCTTCGAAGAACAACGCCGACGGCGACAGGAACGTCCAGTCCAGTTCCTTCTCCTGACGCAGCGCATCAAGGAACGCCGCACCGGCACTGGCCTCAGCCTTGTACTCGGCCGGGAAACCGGCGCTGTCGATCACGCGAGTGCCGTCCGGCAGCAATAGCGAACCGGCACCGCCGACCACCAGCAGACGTTTCACCCCGGCCTGTTTCACCGGGCCGATCAGCGCACTGGCCGGCACCGTGGCGAAATGCGCGGCGCTGATCACCACATCGTGACCGGCGACGGCGTCCTGCAACGCGGCGGCGTCCAGCACGTCGACATTCTTGCTGACCAAACCGGCGCGGGCGCCGATCTTCGAGGTATCCCGGGCGATGGCGGTGACGCTGTGGCCGCGACGCAGGGCTTCTTCCAGCAATTGGCTGCCGGCACGGCCGGTGGCACCAATGATTGCGATCTTGCTCATGACATTCTCCAGTTGGCTTGAGAGTGCTGCGTTTTTCAGAATCGGGTTACCACTTCATTTCGCCCTTGGCGACTTTCGCGCTCAGCTCCAGCGAGCTTTCTTCGCCCAGTGTCGGGTAGCGTTTTTTCATCGCGGCGATCAGCGCGGCAGAGTCCTTGGCCTTGGCAGTTTCGGCATCGAACGCCTTAATGTAGTCGGCAGTGAATTTCACAGCCGCCAGCGAACGGGCGCTGTCACCCAGGTAGTGACCGGGCACCACGGTTTTCGGTTTCAGGGTTTCGATCGAGTGCAGGGTTTGCAGCCAGTCGGCATGGGATTGCGCGGTCTGGGTGTCGGCCATCCACACGTGGATGTTCTCGGCGACAACCACACCACCGACCACGGCTTTCAGCGAAGGAATCCACACGAAGCTGCGATCCGGTTGTTTGCCTTCCAGGCCGACCACCTGAAGTTTCTGCCCTTCAAGCATCAGGCTGTCGCCCTTGAGCACGCCCGGCACGATGGTTTTGGCCGGCACGTCGGCGCCCATTTTCGGGCCCCAGAACGCGAGTTTGCCGTCGACGGTTTGCTTGATGTGATCAACGGTCGGCTGCGAGGCCAGCACCTTGGCATTCGGGAAGGCTTTGGTCAGGGTGTCGAGACCGAAGTAGTAATCCGGGTCACCGTGGCTGATGTAGATGGTGGTCAGTTGTTTGCCGCTGGCGCGGATCTTTTCCACCACTTGCTCGGCCTGGGACTTGCCGAACTGCGCGTCCACCAGAATTGCGTCCTTCTCGCCGCTGACCAGCACCGAAGTCACCGGGAAGATCGCGTTGGTGCCCGGGTTGTAGACATCGAGGGTCAGGTTCGCGGCCGCTGCGTGAGCCGCAAAACCGAGGGTGGCGGTGGCCAGTAAAACGCGCTTGAAGGTGGTGAAGCCGATCATGGGTTGCTCCGCTGTTCGAATGCCGTGCTTGGCGATGGGGACAGAGCTTAGTTGCCAGACTCGTTACAAAAAATGCGATGCTTGGACATAGTTTGTTTCTAAAAGCGGGCAAATCATGGATCGTCTCCAAGCAATGCGGGTGTTTGTCACGGTGGTGGATCTGGGCAGCCAGTCGGCGGCGGCCGATCACCTGGACCTGTCACGGCCGGTAGTGTCGCGGTATCTGGCGGAACTGGAAGACTGGGTCGGCGCGCGCCTGATGCACCGCACCACGCGCAAGTTGAGCCTGACCGCCGCCGGCAACGAAATCCTGCCGCGCTGCCGGCAGATGCTGGAGCTGTCCGGCGACATGCAGGCCGCCGTCAGCGAACCCGCCGATGCGCCACGGGGTTTGTTGCGGATCAGCGTCAGCACCTCGTTCGGCCAGGCGCAATTGGCCGATGCCATGGCGGCGTTCGTCAAAGCGTATCCGGGGGTGAACATCGACCTGCAAATGCTCGATCGCACCGTGAACCTGGTGGACGAACGCATCGATTTGGCGATCCGCACCAGCACCGACCTCGATCCCAACCTGATCGCCCGGCGCCTGACGGTGTGCCGTTCGGTGATCTGCGCCGCACCCGCCTATCTGCGAGATCATCCGCCGCCTCAGCGGGTGGAAGACCTGAGCCGACACAACTGCCTGACTCACTCCTATGTCGGCAAGAGCGTGTGGCAATTCGAAGAGGATGGCGAACCGGTATCGGTGGCGGTGCAAGGCAACATCAGCGGCAACGAATCGAGCACCCTGCTGCGTGCGACCCTGGCCGGTGCCGGAGTATCGATGCTGCC
This window encodes:
- a CDS encoding MBL fold metallo-hydrolase, which gives rise to MIGFTTFKRVLLATATLGFAAHAAAANLTLDVYNPGTNAIFPVTSVLVSGEKDAILVDAQFGKSQAEQVVEKIRASGKQLTTIYISHGDPDYYFGLDTLTKAFPNAKVLASQPTVDHIKQTVDGKLAFWGPKMGADVPAKTIVPGVLKGDSLMLEGQKLQVVGLEGKQPDRSFVWIPSLKAVVGGVVVAENIHVWMADTQTAQSHADWLQTLHSIETLKPKTVVPGHYLGDSARSLAAVKFTADYIKAFDAETAKAKDSAALIAAMKKRYPTLGEESSLELSAKVAKGEMKW
- a CDS encoding 5-guanidino-2-oxopentanoate decarboxylase; the protein is MATCGEVLVKLLEDYGVEQVFGIPGVHTVELYRGLARSSINHVTPRHEQGAGFMADGYARTSGKPGVCFIITGPGMTNITTAMGQAYADSIPMLVISSVQSRSQLGGGRGKLHELPNQSALVGGVAALSHTLMSASELPGVLARAFALFQAGRPRPVHIEIPLDVLVEEADELLTSVPVHIDRAGAAPSAVSRMTELLAGAQRPLILAGGGAIDAAAELTELAELLDAPVALTINAKGMLPSSHPLLIGSTQSLVATRALVADADVVLAIGTELAETDYDVTFAGGFEIPGKLLRVDIDPDQTVRNYPPHVALVADSRNAAQALLSALSHKPLAERRNDWGQVRAARLREDLAATWDAPTLAQTRFLETVLHELPNAVFVGDSTQPVYTGNLTFNPERPRRWFNSSTGYGTLGYALPAAIGAWLGGNLEHGARPPVVCLIGDGGLQFTLPELASAVEARTPVIILLWNNQGYEEIKKYMVNRAIEPVGVDIYTPDFIGVAKALGCAAEAISSAEHLRGALRAATDRQGPTLIEIDQTQWMKAVAQ
- a CDS encoding aldehyde dehydrogenase family protein yields the protein MNFPTTLDGLYINGQWSAGREHLRVINPATEALLTTVNGGDESAVNQAVAAATEAFKGWSKTTGAERGAILRNIANGVRNGREHLMKLQSSNNGKPQFEAGIDVDDVIATFEYYAELAEGLDAKLDSNVPLPSDDFSARLRREPCGVVGLIVPWNFPMVTTAWKLAPALAAGCCVVLKPSEVTPLPELELATIIAESGLPKGVFNLVCGTGLAVGAPLSADPRIAKVSFTGSNAVGVQVMQRAAETVKGVSLELGGKSSLLILEDADLDLAVELACGGGFFNAGQMCSATSRVLVADEIADEFLIRLKARAEKIRVADPFDPEVEMGALVNQAQYQRVLGHIDRGLSAGAKLICGGNRPADLPRGYFLQPTIFTEVPLDSALWCEEIFGPVICVRSFATEAEAIALANDSQFGLVASVVTRNAESADRVANALQAGLVWLNAPQVIFPQTAWGGYKQSSIGRELGPWGLAAFQEIKHVIRAL
- a CDS encoding NAD(P)-dependent oxidoreductase, with amino-acid sequence MSKIAIIGATGRAGSQLLEEALRRGHSVTAIARDTSKIGARAGLVSKNVDVLDAAALQDAVAGHDVVISAAHFATVPASALIGPVKQAGVKRLLVVGGAGSLLLPDGTRVIDSAGFPAEYKAEASAGAAFLDALRQEKELDWTFLSPSALFFEGERTGKFRVGKDDLLVSADGQSSITFADYAIALIDEVETPKHSRQRFTVGY
- a CDS encoding LysR substrate-binding domain-containing protein, yielding MKRLPPLPALHTFLITAQCCNFTRAAEQLHITQGAVSRQIAGLEEHLGYELFIRLARGLELTAEGREWLPRVQQVFSLIGDSVEQIGAKRETLQLKAPSCVMRWLLPRLLQWQRERPDVPVKLTASLQHGVDFHREQFDAAVIYGTAPHDSPATLHLFDEQLTPVCSPTLLNGGPALHTPADLQQHLLLHPTHTDDDWTLWLEAAELHLSNIASGQHFETLDQAMSMASHGTGVAIGDWSLIGDDLNAGRLVMPFDLKVKTGLGYYIVAPASEPSAKLQELMGWLVEQAHTR
- a CDS encoding LysR family transcriptional regulator, which produces MDRLQAMRVFVTVVDLGSQSAAADHLDLSRPVVSRYLAELEDWVGARLMHRTTRKLSLTAAGNEILPRCRQMLELSGDMQAAVSEPADAPRGLLRISVSTSFGQAQLADAMAAFVKAYPGVNIDLQMLDRTVNLVDERIDLAIRTSTDLDPNLIARRLTVCRSVICAAPAYLRDHPPPQRVEDLSRHNCLTHSYVGKSVWQFEEDGEPVSVAVQGNISGNESSTLLRATLAGAGVSMLPTYQAGVHVHSGELIRLLPHAEPRQMNIYAVYASRKHMPAALRCMLDFLVQRFPENPQWDIGL